From one Dama dama isolate Ldn47 chromosome 4, ASM3311817v1, whole genome shotgun sequence genomic stretch:
- the SPIRE2 gene encoding protein spire homolog 2 isoform X1, with the protein MARAGSSSGDAAAGERAGGAGRSEPWELSLEEVLKAYEQPINEEQAWAVCFQCCRGLRGAPGGRRRIRDTADILLRRDGSVSARRESGAAEPTTMVSPASSEAQVVQSLGFAIYRALDWGLAEHEERELSPQLERLIDLMANSDCDDDGGGGTADEGYGGPEEEEEAEGGPRTVRTFAQAMRLCAARLTEPRGAQTHYQAVCRALFVETLELRAFLARVREAKEMLQRFREDEPQAEKPLVELDSLRRTDWARLWVQLMRELRHGVKLKKVQEQEFNPLPTEFQLTPFEMLMQDIRARNYKLRKVMVDGDIPPRVKKDAHELILDFIRSRPPLKQVSERRLRPLPQKQRTLHEKILEEIKQERRLRPVEGRRWDGRGERGFGSLPCILNACSGDVKSTSCINLSITDVGSSAQRPRPRVLLKAPTLAEMEEMNTSEEEESPCGEGTLKRDRSFSEHDLAQLRSEVTSGLQPAPQPPGGLELPRPRAGSMQSWRPSPLEPGSLPVSVQSQPDPSSLPRSDVGSVEDRQGASAAPDNSHLWLEFSHPVESLALTVEEVMDVRRVLVKAEMEKFLQNKELFSSLKKGKICCCCRTKFPLFSWPPTCLFCKRAVCNSCSIKMKMPSKKFAHIPVYTLGFESPQRLSTAKTTPTQRRDAFQSLQGLQWRSVEEEFPHMYTHGCVMKDVCTDCTGFVADVVHSSRRSVDALNTTPRRARQTQSLYVPNTWTLDLK; encoded by the exons ATGGCCCGGGCCGGCAGCTCCAGCGGCGACGCGGCCGCGGGCGAGCGGGCCGGGGGCGCGGGGCGCTCCGAGCCGTGGGAGCTGTCCCTGGAGGAAGTGCTGAAGGCGTACGAGCAGCCCATCAACGAGGAGCAGGCGTGGGCCGTCTGCTTCCAGTGCTGCCGCGGGCTGCGGGGCGCGCCGGGCGGCCGGCGGCGCATCCGGGACACGGCGGACATCCTCCTGCGCAGGGACGGCTCGGTCAGCGCGCGGCGGGAGTCCGGAGCGGCGG AGCCCACAACAATGGTGTCACCGGCCAGCTCGGAAGCCCAg GTGGTGCAGTCGCTGGGCTTCGCCATCTACCGCGCGCTGGACTGGGGGCTGGCCGAGCACGAGGAGCGGGAGCTCAGCCCGCAGCTGGAGCGGCTCATCGACCTCATGGCCAACAGCGACTGCGATGATGACGGCGGTGGCGGGACGGCCGACGAAGGATACGGGGGtcccgaggaggaggaggaggcagagggcgGCCCCCGCACCGTGCGCACCTTCGCGCAGGCTATGCGCCTGTGCGCCGCGCGCCTGACCGAGCCCCGGGGCGCACAGACCCACTACCAGGCCGTGTGCCGCGCGCTCTTCGTGGAGACGCTGGAACTGCGCGCCTTCCTCGCCAGGGTCCGAGAGGCCAAGGAG ATGCTACAGAGGTTCCGGGAAGATGAACCGCAGGCAGAGAAGCCCCTTGTGGAGCTGGATAGCCTGAGGCGCACAGACTGG GCCCGACTTTGGGTCCAGCTCATGCGGGAGCTCCGCCATGGGGTGAAGCTAAAGAAGGTGCAGGAGCAGGAGTTCAACCCCCTGCCCACAGAGTTCCAGCTTACCCCCTTCGAGATGCTCATGCAGGACATCCGCGCCAGGAACTACAAACTGCGCAAGGTCATG GTTGACGGGGACATCCCTCCCAGAGTGAAGAAAGATGCCCACGAACTCATCCTGGACTTCATCCGCTCCCGGCCTCCACTGAAGCAG GTCTCAGAGAGAAGGCTTCGCCCCTTACCCCAGAAGCAGAGAACTCTGCACGAGAAGATCCTGGAGGAGATCAAGCAGGAACGCAGGCTGCGCCCCGTGGAGGGCAGGCGCTGGGACGGCCGGGGCGAGCGGG GGTTCGGCTCTCTGCCCTGCATCCTCAATGCCTGCTCTGGGGACGTCAAGTCCACTTCCTGCATCAACCTGTCCATCACGGATGTTGGGAGCAGCGCCCAGCGCCCAAGGCCCCGAGTTCTGCTCAAGGCGCCTACTTTGGCTGAGATGGAAGAGATGAACACCTCTGAG GAGGAAGAGTCACCGTGCGGAGAGGGGACGCTGAAGCGAGACCGCTCTTTCTCGGAGCACGACCTGGCGCAGCTCCGGAGTGAGGTGACCTCTGGCCTGCAGCCAGCCCCTCAGCCCCCCGGAGGCCTGGAGTTGCCCCGGCCTCGAGCAGGCAGCATGCAATCCTGGAGGCCCAGCCCCCTGGAGCCGG GTTCCCTCCCCGTCAGTGTCCAGTCCCAGCCTGACCCCAGCTCCCTACCACGCAGTGACGTGGGCTCAGTCGAGGACAGGCAGGGGGCCTCTGCGGCCCCGGACAACAGTCACCTGTGGCTG gagTTCAGCCACCCTGTGGAAAGCCTGGCTCTGACAGTGGAAGAAGTGATGGATGTGCGCCGTGTGCTGGTGAaggcagagatggagaaattCCTGCAGAACAAGGAGCTCTTCAGCAGCCTGAAGAAGGGGAAG ATTTGCTGCTGCTGCCGAACCAAGTTCCCACTATTCTCATGGCCGCCCACCTGTCTCTTTTGCAAGAG AGCCGTCTGCAACTCCTGTAGCATAAAG ATGAAGATGCCTTCTAAGAAGTTTGCTCACATCCCCGTCTACACACTGGGCTTTGAGAGTCCTCAGAGGCTGTCAACTGCCAAAACCACACCAACACAGAGAAGAGACGCGTTCCA ATCCCTGCAAGGGCTGCAGTGGCGGAGCGTGGAGGAAGAGTTCccgcacatgtacacccacggctgtgTCATGAAGGATGTGTGCACTGACTGCACTGGCTTCGTGGCGGATGTGGTCCACTCCAGCCGCAGGAGTGTGGATGCCCTCAACACCACGCCACGTCGTGCCCGCCAGACCCAGTCCCTGTATGTCCCGAACACCTGGACACTCGACCTCAAGTGA
- the SPIRE2 gene encoding protein spire homolog 2 isoform X4 — MVSPASSEAQVVQSLGFAIYRALDWGLAEHEERELSPQLERLIDLMANSDCDDDGGGGTADEGYGGPEEEEEAEGGPRTVRTFAQAMRLCAARLTEPRGAQTHYQAVCRALFVETLELRAFLARVREAKEMLQRFREDEPQAEKPLVELDSLRRTDWARLWVQLMRELRHGVKLKKVQEQEFNPLPTEFQLTPFEMLMQDIRARNYKLRKVMVDGDIPPRVKKDAHELILDFIRSRPPLKQVSERRLRPLPQKQRTLHEKILEEIKQERRLRPVEGRRWDGRGERGFGSLPCILNACSGDVKSTSCINLSITDVGSSAQRPRPRVLLKAPTLAEMEEMNTSEEEESPCGEGTLKRDRSFSEHDLAQLRSEVTSGLQPAPQPPGGLELPRPRAGSMQSWRPSPLEPGSLPVSVQSQPDPSSLPRSDVGSVEDRQGASAAPDNSHLWLEFSHPVESLALTVEEVMDVRRVLVKAEMEKFLQNKELFSSLKKGKICCCCRTKFPLFSWPPTCLFCKRAVCNSCSIKMKMPSKKFAHIPVYTLGFESPQRLSTAKTTPTQRRDAFQSLQGLQWRSVEEEFPHMYTHGCVMKDVCTDCTGFVADVVHSSRRSVDALNTTPRRARQTQSLYVPNTWTLDLK; from the exons ATGGTGTCACCGGCCAGCTCGGAAGCCCAg GTGGTGCAGTCGCTGGGCTTCGCCATCTACCGCGCGCTGGACTGGGGGCTGGCCGAGCACGAGGAGCGGGAGCTCAGCCCGCAGCTGGAGCGGCTCATCGACCTCATGGCCAACAGCGACTGCGATGATGACGGCGGTGGCGGGACGGCCGACGAAGGATACGGGGGtcccgaggaggaggaggaggcagagggcgGCCCCCGCACCGTGCGCACCTTCGCGCAGGCTATGCGCCTGTGCGCCGCGCGCCTGACCGAGCCCCGGGGCGCACAGACCCACTACCAGGCCGTGTGCCGCGCGCTCTTCGTGGAGACGCTGGAACTGCGCGCCTTCCTCGCCAGGGTCCGAGAGGCCAAGGAG ATGCTACAGAGGTTCCGGGAAGATGAACCGCAGGCAGAGAAGCCCCTTGTGGAGCTGGATAGCCTGAGGCGCACAGACTGG GCCCGACTTTGGGTCCAGCTCATGCGGGAGCTCCGCCATGGGGTGAAGCTAAAGAAGGTGCAGGAGCAGGAGTTCAACCCCCTGCCCACAGAGTTCCAGCTTACCCCCTTCGAGATGCTCATGCAGGACATCCGCGCCAGGAACTACAAACTGCGCAAGGTCATG GTTGACGGGGACATCCCTCCCAGAGTGAAGAAAGATGCCCACGAACTCATCCTGGACTTCATCCGCTCCCGGCCTCCACTGAAGCAG GTCTCAGAGAGAAGGCTTCGCCCCTTACCCCAGAAGCAGAGAACTCTGCACGAGAAGATCCTGGAGGAGATCAAGCAGGAACGCAGGCTGCGCCCCGTGGAGGGCAGGCGCTGGGACGGCCGGGGCGAGCGGG GGTTCGGCTCTCTGCCCTGCATCCTCAATGCCTGCTCTGGGGACGTCAAGTCCACTTCCTGCATCAACCTGTCCATCACGGATGTTGGGAGCAGCGCCCAGCGCCCAAGGCCCCGAGTTCTGCTCAAGGCGCCTACTTTGGCTGAGATGGAAGAGATGAACACCTCTGAG GAGGAAGAGTCACCGTGCGGAGAGGGGACGCTGAAGCGAGACCGCTCTTTCTCGGAGCACGACCTGGCGCAGCTCCGGAGTGAGGTGACCTCTGGCCTGCAGCCAGCCCCTCAGCCCCCCGGAGGCCTGGAGTTGCCCCGGCCTCGAGCAGGCAGCATGCAATCCTGGAGGCCCAGCCCCCTGGAGCCGG GTTCCCTCCCCGTCAGTGTCCAGTCCCAGCCTGACCCCAGCTCCCTACCACGCAGTGACGTGGGCTCAGTCGAGGACAGGCAGGGGGCCTCTGCGGCCCCGGACAACAGTCACCTGTGGCTG gagTTCAGCCACCCTGTGGAAAGCCTGGCTCTGACAGTGGAAGAAGTGATGGATGTGCGCCGTGTGCTGGTGAaggcagagatggagaaattCCTGCAGAACAAGGAGCTCTTCAGCAGCCTGAAGAAGGGGAAG ATTTGCTGCTGCTGCCGAACCAAGTTCCCACTATTCTCATGGCCGCCCACCTGTCTCTTTTGCAAGAG AGCCGTCTGCAACTCCTGTAGCATAAAG ATGAAGATGCCTTCTAAGAAGTTTGCTCACATCCCCGTCTACACACTGGGCTTTGAGAGTCCTCAGAGGCTGTCAACTGCCAAAACCACACCAACACAGAGAAGAGACGCGTTCCA ATCCCTGCAAGGGCTGCAGTGGCGGAGCGTGGAGGAAGAGTTCccgcacatgtacacccacggctgtgTCATGAAGGATGTGTGCACTGACTGCACTGGCTTCGTGGCGGATGTGGTCCACTCCAGCCGCAGGAGTGTGGATGCCCTCAACACCACGCCACGTCGTGCCCGCCAGACCCAGTCCCTGTATGTCCCGAACACCTGGACACTCGACCTCAAGTGA
- the SPIRE2 gene encoding protein spire homolog 2 isoform X2, translated as MARAGSSSGDAAAGERAGGAGRSEPWELSLEEVLKAYEQPINEEQAWAVCFQCCRGLRGAPGGRRRIRDTADILLRRDGSVSARRESGAAEPTTMVSPASSEAQVVQSLGFAIYRALDWGLAEHEERELSPQLERLIDLMANSDCDDDGGGGTADEGYGGPEEEEEAEGGPRTVRTFAQAMRLCAARLTEPRGAQTHYQAVCRALFVETLELRAFLARVREAKEMLQRFREDEPQAEKPLVELDSLRRTDWARLWVQLMRELRHGVKLKKVQEQEFNPLPTEFQLTPFEMLMQDIRARNYKLRKVMVDGDIPPRVKKDAHELILDFIRSRPPLKQVSERRLRPLPQKQRTLHEKILEEIKQERRLRPVEGRRWDGRGERGFGSLPCILNACSGDVKSTSCINLSITDVGSSAQRPRPRVLLKAPTLAEMEEMNTSEEEESPCGEGTLKRDRSFSEHDLAQLRSEVTSGLQPAPQPPGGLELPRPRAGSMQSWRPSPLEPGSLPVSVQSQPDPSSLPRSDVGSVEDRQGASAAPDNSHLWLEFSHPVESLALTVEEVMDVRRVLVKAEMEKFLQNKELFSSLKKGKICCCCRTKFPLFSWPPTCLFCKRAVCNSCSIKMKMPSKKFAHIPVYTLGFESPQRLSTAKTTPTQRRDAFQCVPPLIPARAAVAERGGRVPAHVHPRLCHEGCVH; from the exons ATGGCCCGGGCCGGCAGCTCCAGCGGCGACGCGGCCGCGGGCGAGCGGGCCGGGGGCGCGGGGCGCTCCGAGCCGTGGGAGCTGTCCCTGGAGGAAGTGCTGAAGGCGTACGAGCAGCCCATCAACGAGGAGCAGGCGTGGGCCGTCTGCTTCCAGTGCTGCCGCGGGCTGCGGGGCGCGCCGGGCGGCCGGCGGCGCATCCGGGACACGGCGGACATCCTCCTGCGCAGGGACGGCTCGGTCAGCGCGCGGCGGGAGTCCGGAGCGGCGG AGCCCACAACAATGGTGTCACCGGCCAGCTCGGAAGCCCAg GTGGTGCAGTCGCTGGGCTTCGCCATCTACCGCGCGCTGGACTGGGGGCTGGCCGAGCACGAGGAGCGGGAGCTCAGCCCGCAGCTGGAGCGGCTCATCGACCTCATGGCCAACAGCGACTGCGATGATGACGGCGGTGGCGGGACGGCCGACGAAGGATACGGGGGtcccgaggaggaggaggaggcagagggcgGCCCCCGCACCGTGCGCACCTTCGCGCAGGCTATGCGCCTGTGCGCCGCGCGCCTGACCGAGCCCCGGGGCGCACAGACCCACTACCAGGCCGTGTGCCGCGCGCTCTTCGTGGAGACGCTGGAACTGCGCGCCTTCCTCGCCAGGGTCCGAGAGGCCAAGGAG ATGCTACAGAGGTTCCGGGAAGATGAACCGCAGGCAGAGAAGCCCCTTGTGGAGCTGGATAGCCTGAGGCGCACAGACTGG GCCCGACTTTGGGTCCAGCTCATGCGGGAGCTCCGCCATGGGGTGAAGCTAAAGAAGGTGCAGGAGCAGGAGTTCAACCCCCTGCCCACAGAGTTCCAGCTTACCCCCTTCGAGATGCTCATGCAGGACATCCGCGCCAGGAACTACAAACTGCGCAAGGTCATG GTTGACGGGGACATCCCTCCCAGAGTGAAGAAAGATGCCCACGAACTCATCCTGGACTTCATCCGCTCCCGGCCTCCACTGAAGCAG GTCTCAGAGAGAAGGCTTCGCCCCTTACCCCAGAAGCAGAGAACTCTGCACGAGAAGATCCTGGAGGAGATCAAGCAGGAACGCAGGCTGCGCCCCGTGGAGGGCAGGCGCTGGGACGGCCGGGGCGAGCGGG GGTTCGGCTCTCTGCCCTGCATCCTCAATGCCTGCTCTGGGGACGTCAAGTCCACTTCCTGCATCAACCTGTCCATCACGGATGTTGGGAGCAGCGCCCAGCGCCCAAGGCCCCGAGTTCTGCTCAAGGCGCCTACTTTGGCTGAGATGGAAGAGATGAACACCTCTGAG GAGGAAGAGTCACCGTGCGGAGAGGGGACGCTGAAGCGAGACCGCTCTTTCTCGGAGCACGACCTGGCGCAGCTCCGGAGTGAGGTGACCTCTGGCCTGCAGCCAGCCCCTCAGCCCCCCGGAGGCCTGGAGTTGCCCCGGCCTCGAGCAGGCAGCATGCAATCCTGGAGGCCCAGCCCCCTGGAGCCGG GTTCCCTCCCCGTCAGTGTCCAGTCCCAGCCTGACCCCAGCTCCCTACCACGCAGTGACGTGGGCTCAGTCGAGGACAGGCAGGGGGCCTCTGCGGCCCCGGACAACAGTCACCTGTGGCTG gagTTCAGCCACCCTGTGGAAAGCCTGGCTCTGACAGTGGAAGAAGTGATGGATGTGCGCCGTGTGCTGGTGAaggcagagatggagaaattCCTGCAGAACAAGGAGCTCTTCAGCAGCCTGAAGAAGGGGAAG ATTTGCTGCTGCTGCCGAACCAAGTTCCCACTATTCTCATGGCCGCCCACCTGTCTCTTTTGCAAGAG AGCCGTCTGCAACTCCTGTAGCATAAAG ATGAAGATGCCTTCTAAGAAGTTTGCTCACATCCCCGTCTACACACTGGGCTTTGAGAGTCCTCAGAGGCTGTCAACTGCCAAAACCACACCAACACAGAGAAGAGACGCGTTCCAGTGCGTGCCGCCCTTG ATCCCTGCAAGGGCTGCAGTGGCGGAGCGTGGAGGAAGAGTTCccgcacatgtacacccacggctgtgTCATGAAGGATGTGTGCACTGA
- the SPIRE2 gene encoding protein spire homolog 2 isoform X3, with protein sequence MLKFFTRPILHAWVPHVTRPPEPTTMVSPASSEAQVVQSLGFAIYRALDWGLAEHEERELSPQLERLIDLMANSDCDDDGGGGTADEGYGGPEEEEEAEGGPRTVRTFAQAMRLCAARLTEPRGAQTHYQAVCRALFVETLELRAFLARVREAKEMLQRFREDEPQAEKPLVELDSLRRTDWARLWVQLMRELRHGVKLKKVQEQEFNPLPTEFQLTPFEMLMQDIRARNYKLRKVMVDGDIPPRVKKDAHELILDFIRSRPPLKQVSERRLRPLPQKQRTLHEKILEEIKQERRLRPVEGRRWDGRGERGFGSLPCILNACSGDVKSTSCINLSITDVGSSAQRPRPRVLLKAPTLAEMEEMNTSEEEESPCGEGTLKRDRSFSEHDLAQLRSEVTSGLQPAPQPPGGLELPRPRAGSMQSWRPSPLEPGSLPVSVQSQPDPSSLPRSDVGSVEDRQGASAAPDNSHLWLEFSHPVESLALTVEEVMDVRRVLVKAEMEKFLQNKELFSSLKKGKICCCCRTKFPLFSWPPTCLFCKRAVCNSCSIKMKMPSKKFAHIPVYTLGFESPQRLSTAKTTPTQRRDAFQSLQGLQWRSVEEEFPHMYTHGCVMKDVCTDCTGFVADVVHSSRRSVDALNTTPRRARQTQSLYVPNTWTLDLK encoded by the exons ATGCTAAAATTTTTCACAAGACCCATTCTTCACGCCTGGGTGCCTCACGTGACCCGTCCACCAG AGCCCACAACAATGGTGTCACCGGCCAGCTCGGAAGCCCAg GTGGTGCAGTCGCTGGGCTTCGCCATCTACCGCGCGCTGGACTGGGGGCTGGCCGAGCACGAGGAGCGGGAGCTCAGCCCGCAGCTGGAGCGGCTCATCGACCTCATGGCCAACAGCGACTGCGATGATGACGGCGGTGGCGGGACGGCCGACGAAGGATACGGGGGtcccgaggaggaggaggaggcagagggcgGCCCCCGCACCGTGCGCACCTTCGCGCAGGCTATGCGCCTGTGCGCCGCGCGCCTGACCGAGCCCCGGGGCGCACAGACCCACTACCAGGCCGTGTGCCGCGCGCTCTTCGTGGAGACGCTGGAACTGCGCGCCTTCCTCGCCAGGGTCCGAGAGGCCAAGGAG ATGCTACAGAGGTTCCGGGAAGATGAACCGCAGGCAGAGAAGCCCCTTGTGGAGCTGGATAGCCTGAGGCGCACAGACTGG GCCCGACTTTGGGTCCAGCTCATGCGGGAGCTCCGCCATGGGGTGAAGCTAAAGAAGGTGCAGGAGCAGGAGTTCAACCCCCTGCCCACAGAGTTCCAGCTTACCCCCTTCGAGATGCTCATGCAGGACATCCGCGCCAGGAACTACAAACTGCGCAAGGTCATG GTTGACGGGGACATCCCTCCCAGAGTGAAGAAAGATGCCCACGAACTCATCCTGGACTTCATCCGCTCCCGGCCTCCACTGAAGCAG GTCTCAGAGAGAAGGCTTCGCCCCTTACCCCAGAAGCAGAGAACTCTGCACGAGAAGATCCTGGAGGAGATCAAGCAGGAACGCAGGCTGCGCCCCGTGGAGGGCAGGCGCTGGGACGGCCGGGGCGAGCGGG GGTTCGGCTCTCTGCCCTGCATCCTCAATGCCTGCTCTGGGGACGTCAAGTCCACTTCCTGCATCAACCTGTCCATCACGGATGTTGGGAGCAGCGCCCAGCGCCCAAGGCCCCGAGTTCTGCTCAAGGCGCCTACTTTGGCTGAGATGGAAGAGATGAACACCTCTGAG GAGGAAGAGTCACCGTGCGGAGAGGGGACGCTGAAGCGAGACCGCTCTTTCTCGGAGCACGACCTGGCGCAGCTCCGGAGTGAGGTGACCTCTGGCCTGCAGCCAGCCCCTCAGCCCCCCGGAGGCCTGGAGTTGCCCCGGCCTCGAGCAGGCAGCATGCAATCCTGGAGGCCCAGCCCCCTGGAGCCGG GTTCCCTCCCCGTCAGTGTCCAGTCCCAGCCTGACCCCAGCTCCCTACCACGCAGTGACGTGGGCTCAGTCGAGGACAGGCAGGGGGCCTCTGCGGCCCCGGACAACAGTCACCTGTGGCTG gagTTCAGCCACCCTGTGGAAAGCCTGGCTCTGACAGTGGAAGAAGTGATGGATGTGCGCCGTGTGCTGGTGAaggcagagatggagaaattCCTGCAGAACAAGGAGCTCTTCAGCAGCCTGAAGAAGGGGAAG ATTTGCTGCTGCTGCCGAACCAAGTTCCCACTATTCTCATGGCCGCCCACCTGTCTCTTTTGCAAGAG AGCCGTCTGCAACTCCTGTAGCATAAAG ATGAAGATGCCTTCTAAGAAGTTTGCTCACATCCCCGTCTACACACTGGGCTTTGAGAGTCCTCAGAGGCTGTCAACTGCCAAAACCACACCAACACAGAGAAGAGACGCGTTCCA ATCCCTGCAAGGGCTGCAGTGGCGGAGCGTGGAGGAAGAGTTCccgcacatgtacacccacggctgtgTCATGAAGGATGTGTGCACTGACTGCACTGGCTTCGTGGCGGATGTGGTCCACTCCAGCCGCAGGAGTGTGGATGCCCTCAACACCACGCCACGTCGTGCCCGCCAGACCCAGTCCCTGTATGTCCCGAACACCTGGACACTCGACCTCAAGTGA